The following is a genomic window from Caldicellulosiruptor danielii.
CAGCAATTTAAAAGTACTATCAAATCTCTTTGCCTCTATCAGTCACTGCCGTGGTGTCTAAAGCAGTGACCTCTTCCTTTTCCTTTGTGACATACAACACGAGCAGAGTGGCATTCAGGACATTCGCACTTTTCTGATTCAAAAATTTTTCCGCAATTTAAGCAGGTATACTTGCAATTTCCAAAAACATAGTTCCCACCTTCAATTCTTATAGCTTTGCCGTTGATCAGGGCATCTGCAATCTTTTTTCTTGCTTCTTCTAATATAAGCTGAAATGTCTGGCGGGAAACTTGCATCTTTTGTGCACATTCTTCCTGCATAAGCCCTTCTAAGTCCTTAAGTCTTATTGCCTCAAGCTCTTCTACTTTTAGCAGAACCTCATCGTTTGAACCCTCAAGCGGCGAAAAATATTTGAATCTTGGTAAAAACTCAACCCTTCTGCATCTTATTGGTCGTGGCAATTTGAATGCCTCCTTTGTCAAAAATTATGATGAACAAAAAGGCAGGACTTTTCTCCTGCCTTAATTTTTGTGTTTTATTCTTAGCTCTTTTATCTTTTCAATATCAAGTCCTGTGAGCTCTTGGATTTGATCATCGCTGTAGCCTTTAATTATCATTTTTTCTGCTATTTCTATTGCTTTCCTTTGAATCCCTTCTTGAATACCTTCTTCATACCCTTTCAGTTTGCCTTTTTCCTCAGCTTCTTGATAATACTGTTGGATTATTTGCTGGACATTTGAAATAAATTCACCCACCTTGGCCATTCTTTCAGAGGAGTTGTTTAATTATATCATACGATTAAATTATATCATAAACTAAGGTGGTTATGTTTTTAATTTTTTCTCATTCGTACTCAAAATGTCTATCACGATAATTTATGTTAACCATGGTTATGATGGTGTCCGCGAGAATGCCCATGCGAATTATGATGCATTCCTTCTTCTTTTTCATGAATTTCATTTGCAAGTGCTTCATCGGATTTTAGCTCACCTTTTAATAGCTTTTCAACTGCTTCATCTGGAGAGCCTAAAACACCGATGAAATACTTAATGCCAAGACTATCGAATATATATCTTGCCCTCTCGCCCATTGACCCTGCAATTACAACGTCTGCACCTTTTTGTTTTATAAACTTTGCAAAAAGGCCAGCCCTATGCTCTGGCATGTCAAAATATTCTTTTTCTACAATAGCACCATTTTCAACTGTATATATGCAAACCTTTTCGCTACCACCAAAGTGAGGGCTTATTTTGTCACCTATTAGCATAACTGCTATTTTCATGATTTATTTCCTCCTTTTTTAAATTTAATGAATTTGATTTTTTGGACAGCAAGCAACTTTTGCAAACTCCGTGAAATTCGTACAATACAAATTTTGAATCAAAATCATAAAGTTTTTTTATCTCTCTTTTAATCTTCTCAAGCGTTGTGTTGCTCAGCTTTAGCCAGAATCTCTGATGACAAACATCACATACAAAGAAAGCTAAATCTAAGCTCTTATTGGACCTGTCACCGATATAGGCAATATATTTATCATTGGCTGCATCAAATGCTACTATCAATCCTTTTTTCTCTAATCTACTTATGCCTCTATAGATAGTGCTCAAACTTGCCCAGTTTATTAGTCTTTTAACCAAGTCTTCTTTTTTCACAATGTTGTCATTTTCTTTTAAATTGTCAAGTATTATTTCACATATTTGATTATTTCTTAGAATCCTCTTTTTATACACTACCATACCATTTCACCATATTCTAAAATTGAAACTCATTCCTTTTCAATCTACACCTAAAAAGCATTCGGGGGGCATGAGAATCTGTTTCTTGAAAGCCCCCCTTCAAAGCAATTTCAGCTTTTACTCTTGTTTTTGCTCCTTTGAAAGAAGTTTGTCAATTAACTTTAACCTTTGCTCTAAAATCTGCTTTTCATACTCCAAAGCCTCTTTAGCAAAAGGAACCTCACTTGAAGTGCTCAAATACAGCCATTTGCAAATTCCAAGGCCTCTGCCAAAACCAAAACCACCACCAAAACCTCTGCCAAAGCCTCTTGCAAATCCTTTTCCTGCCCATGCAGGTCCAAAACCCCAAGGCATCGCTTCTTCACCTCCGAAGCCGTTTTTATTTTTTATTATTGGCATATGCTAATTATAATTATACTCTGTTTTTGGCATATGTCAATAACTTTTTTGAAAAAATTTTACCCTTGTTTTTTCACAAGGGTACTGACCAGCCAAGATAAATAGTTTCGACGCTTAAAAAGTTCTCAAGTTTTTAAAACCTAAAAGCTACTCAAAAGCCTTTTTTAATCTTCTGCAATCTCCTTTTTCAAAACTTCTATACAAGAATCCAAATACAAATTCCTTGCCTTTTCAATTTCACCTTCATCACAAAGTTTGGTAAGCTCTGGGTCTATTGGGACCTTGCCTAAAATCTTCAAATCTAACTGCTGGGCTATGCTTTCCAATTTGCTTTTGCCAAAGATATCAATCTCTTTTCCGCAATGAGGGCATATCGCATAGCTCATATTCTCTACAATTCCTACAATTGGTATATCCATCTGTTTTGCCATGTTATAGGCTTTTTTGACTATTAAAGATACAAGGTCTTGAGGGGATGTTACAATTATTATTCCATCGATTGGAATTGACTGAAAAACTGTAAGAACAACATCACCCGTACCAGGTGGCATGTCAATAAGAAGATAGTCCAGTACACCCCAGCCAACCTCTGTCCAAAACTGCTCTATTGTCTTTGCAATGAGTGGTCCTCTCCAAATAACAGGAGCATCCTCTTTATTCAAAAGCAGATTCATTGACATTATTCTTATATCATTATGTGTTCTCACAGGATAGATTGCCTTTGAGTCTGAATTAATCTTAGCACCACTTACGCCAAATATTTTTGGAATAGATGACCCGGTAATGTCCGCATCAAGAATTCCAACTTCAAATCCATTTCTTCTCAAACCCACGGCAAGCAAAGAAGTAACCAAGCTTTTTCCTACTCCACCCTTGCCACTGACAATGCCATACATCTTTTTTACATCTGTAAATTCATTTTTGGGGATTGGATGCATTGTATTTTGTCTCAATTTTTCTCTCTCCTTTATTAATTTTTTCTCTTTATTTTACTCTCGTTTTTGGCATATGTCAATAATAACTGTCTCTTTTTATGATTGGGTAAATTTTTTGTGTTTCGAAATAAATTTGGGTATATAATTTATAGCAGGATAAAAAATTTTTAGGAAATAATATATCAAATTTGGAGGAGAAAAAGATGCTTTCAAACATCATCAACCATGATTTTATAAAACTTTTGCCGACTGATACAGTCGGGTTTGCACTTGAGCAAATGCAAAAAAGAAAAAAGAGCGTGGCAGTTGTTGTGGATGAGAATGATTTTCTCAAAGGAATCATTGTAAAGGTAGATATTTACATGTTTTTGAGTCAACCAGGCCATTTTGAAACATACCCTGTTGAGCTTGCCATGACAAAGGCAGTTATAACAGCTGATAAAAATGATGATATTAAAGACGTTGCAAAACTCTTGCGTCAGCATGATATCTCTGCTGTTCCTGTTCTTGACAATGGAAAGGTAGTTGGTCTTGTTGGACTTGAGGATATTGTTGATTATTTTATAAAGATGTAGTATTAAATATTCTCAGAAAACATTGCAAATTCAAGAATAATATATTGCAAATTTTAATAAAGGAGGAAAAAGATGGAGCAATCGTTTGATACAAAGAGAGTAATCATTGGTCCAGAAGGATTCAAAAAGGTTGTTGACATATCAGTGCCAAAAAGAGTTAATCTTCCAACAGGGTATATTGAAACAGACAAGCTTGCAAAAATTTCTCCAGGCGGAAGCTTTTTTGCAAATGATGTTGAGTATTACGTCTTCCCGTGTGACACGTTCGACTATGTCATGCACTTTTTGAAAAGACACACACAGATAGTCTATCCAAAAGACGGAGCATATATTTTAATGAGACTTGACATACACCCTGGAAAAAGAGTTGGTGAGGCTGGCACAGGTTCTGGTGCGTTTACACTTTGCCTTTCGATGGCGGTTGGCCCGGAAGGAAAAGTGTATACATATGAGCAAAGAGAAGAGTTTTACAAAATGGCTGAGAAGAATATAAAAAATTTTTCAAAGTTTGACAATGTGGTTATGCACAACAAATCAATTGTTGAAGGAATTGAAGAAAAGGAATTGGATGCATTCTTTTTAGATATTAGAGAACCTGAAGTGGCAATTAGCGTTGTGAGAGAGGCTCTAAAGCCTGCAGGACACTTAGGAATTTTGGTTCCAACAACAAATCAAGTGTCAGAGACGCTCACTGCCTTGCAAGCGCACAGATTTTATGTCTCCGAAGTTGTTGAAATAATGATGCGTCAATACAAACCTGTGCCAGAACGTCTGCGACCCGATGATAGAATGATAGGGCACACCGCATATATGATTTTTGCAAGGAAGATTTTGTGATATGGCAAAAAAATAAAAGCCACAGATAGTTTTGTCTGTATAGACTATCTGTGGCTAATTTTTTTGTCAGAATTGTTCAAATTCTTTATCTGTCTTGTTTTGCCTCAATCCCTTTATTTTCTCAATATCAAGTCCTGTAATTTTTGAAATAAAACTGTCTTCTGCTCCTGCCAATATCATTTTTCTTGCTATTCTGATTATAGTTTCAACAAACCTATCTTTTACAAAGCTTCTGTCCAAAAACTCAAGGCTCCGCAAGTCTATTTTATCAACCCATGGTCTTTTTAAAGACTTTTTGAAAACCTTACATATTGCCTATTTTTCTAATGTGGTAAAGAGCGAAAAGTTTGTGGTACAATTATAAAAGAGAAAAGTCTTGTGTTTTGAGCAAAGATGGTATAAGTTGGAAGTAGGGTAAAGAGCAAAATCGCAACAGCGTTTATAAATCATCTTGGATTTGGTGGTATGTGTGAAGTTTTCACAAGCGATATTGCTGTTGTTTTTGAAAATCAAAATGAAATTTACGAATTTCAGCCAGATATAATGGTGTGTTGTAACTCTGAACTTTTTCACGGGCATAAATACAAGGGAATCCCGCGCCTTGTTGTTGAAATAATATCATATTCGACTGAACACCGTGACAGAACAATTAAACTGTCTGTGTATGAGAAATTTCAAGTGCCTGAATACTGGATAGTTGATATTTCAAATGAGTGCATTGAAGTTTACAGCAATAACGTCAATGGAAAGTACTGCTCCATAAATAAATACAGGAGAGGTATGAGAATAAAGGTATTTGATGAACTCGTTTTAGATGTTGATGAAATATTTAGCGTGATAAAATAATATAAAAAAAACAAGGGACTGTGCCAAAAAATTGAGGCCAGTCCCTTTTAGTTATTGAGCCAATTGAAAGTCACTTTTTACGGATTTACCATACTCACAACCTTGCCGTCATACCCCAAGATGAGATACACTCTCTGACCAACTTTAAACGTATCTGCCAAAAGCACAGATGGGTCAAAATCTTCGCTCACTTCATACGTCTTGTCTACAAGCTTTCCTGATGCCTGGTCATATACGCTCACAACAATAGACTTTGGTGTGAACCTTGTTGGCTGGTAGCTTTTGATATAACCTTCAACCTTATCATCTACAACAAGTATGAACTTGTTGCCACCCCAGATGTCTGTCACAGCATAGACAACATCATTTTTCTGAATAGAACTGTAACTTACACTATCTCCATCTTTTATAACCAGATTACTGCCACTCAAATCCAAATCACCTGCTTTCAAAGTAAAATACGTCTGCTCGTTTGCAAGGTAGGGTTTGCTGTATACCGGGTCAAATATCACACAGTAGTCATAGCTGCCCTGCTTTTGTGTTGACATTCCAAACACAAGCGATGTTGCCCTTTGCATCTTCTGGAGAGCTGTTGAGTAGTCAATCTTTGTGCCGTTATAATAGTAGGTTATGTTCTGCGGCAGGTTCATCTCAACCTGTGTTCCGCCCTTATCAACTGTTACCTTGCTTCCAAGAGCATATACAACTGTCATGCCATCCGTTGAGTTGAACTTTTTGTATATAAACGTTATATTGTTATTTGAGTCAACATAAAGTCCGTATCTTGCGCCAAGCTCTAAGCTTGTGTTCTGGTTTGATGGCAGGGTCAAAATGCCCTTGTCTGTCAAAACTTCATCCTCTGCAAGACCTTTTGTTACCTTGCTTGTGCCCATCACAATAACTTCCATGTATGTTCCGTATTCATCATAGTATGGGTCCTGGATGATTGCGTACTCATAAGAATTCCCTGACTGGTTGTAACCAAAGTAGATCTTCTGACCTGTCTTGAGAATACTCTTTAGCTGGTCATAGCTAAGCTTATTGCCATTGTAATAATACGTGGGTTTTTGAGGAAGAAACATCGTGTTTTCAGTGCTGCCTCTTTTGAGCCTTACATTTGTATCACTAACAACTGCCGTGATCTCTGCTTGATCGCTATTATTGAGCTTTTTCACAACCTTAGTAATTGTATCATTTTTGATATACACACCATACTTTGCTCCAACAGAAAGCTTTCCTGCACTTCTGCTCACAACATATATGCCCTTATCAGTCAGAACCTCACCTGCTGCAAGCTTGCTCGACGAAATGCTATCAGCCATTACTATGACTTCTGTATATGTGCCATACTCAGAAGAATATGGGTCTTGGATTACAACATATTCGCATGTCCTGCCATCCTTTGCATAGCCAAAGTAGATTTTTTGCCCAACTTTTAGCACATCTTTAAGCTCGGTGTAGTTTGTCTTTGCTCCATTGTAATAGTAAGTTGGCTTTTGAGGTAGAATAATGTTCTCCTGACCTTTAGCACCTTTTAGCTTGACGTTAGTATCGCTGACAACATCTGTTACCTCATACTGCAAAGTGTTATTCAATTTCTTTACAACAAGAGTTATTTTATCGTCTTTAACATAAAGTCCGTACTTTGCACCTATTTCAAGCTTTGTATCTTCAGATGGAAGGTAAAAGATACCTTTGTCGGTAAGTACCTGGTTGTTCTCAAGGCTTGAATTTAAAAGTGCATCTTGCAAAACTATTGCCTCAATGTAGTTTCCATACTGACTGCCGTATGGGTCTTGAATAACATATGCCATAACCTTGCCTGTATCAGGGTCTTTTGATACATAGAGTATCTGACCTTCTTTTAAAATGTTTGGTAGATTCTCATAGTTTTGTTTTGTCCCTTGATAGTAATACAAAGGCTTGCTTGTCAGCTGAATCTTTTGTGTTTTGTCGTTTTGAGCAGCATCAAGTGTGTAATCATCTATACTCGTGATTGTAAACTTGTCGGATACCCACACTTTTTGTAAAGCTACTGTGATTGTGTCATCTTTTATATACACTCCATACTTTGTACCAATTTCAAGGCTCTCAGGTTTTATAGAAGGTGCAACAAAATATATTCCCTTGTCTGTCTGAACCTGGTTTGCATCCAGTGCCGATGATGTTTTAGGAGTCGCCAAAATCAGTACCTCATCGTAGTTTCCATAAACTTCTGGTGCATATATGTCTTTAATTACAATATAGTCTACTTTGCTTCTATCTTCAGAATATATAAAGCTTATTTTCTGGTTCGGTTTTAGAACATTTTCTATTGCATCGTAGCTTTGTTTTGAGCCATTGTAATAGTATGTTGCTGAAGATGGCAAAGTTATTGATTTTGTCTTTCCACTTTCTTTGTAATATACAGTCTTTCCATCAACCTTTGTACTGATAATCCGGAAAGAGTCGGTCTCAACGCCAAACAACTTTGTGATTTTGTTGCTATCAACCTGAAGCATATACTTTTTCCCAACTTCAAGCTGGGTTTTTGTTGTGTTCACAAGCACACCGCCATCTGTCAAAACCTCATTTGAAAGAAGCTTTGATGATGTTTTGCCAGTATCAAGCACAACATACGATTTGTAAAGCCCAACATATTCAGAAAATTTTATACCACTGCTATTTTGGTTTGATGCTGATACTCCACTTAAAGCTGACTGGCCAGATTGAGCTTGACTCCCACCAGTTTTGACCTCCGTGTCAAGAAGCCTTGATAGCATCAAGGCAAGAGCCCAGCGCGGAACCTTTTGAGAAGCAGAAAGGTTTATTCCTTTTATAAGTCCAAGTTCAGATGCCTTGTCGATATAGTTTTGTGGCCAGATGCCAGAAAGGTCTGAGTCAGAGTACCCAAGCATTCTAACAATCGCAGTTGTCGCCTGGGCAAAGGTTAGCGGGCCGTTTGGATTAAATTTGCCGTCTGCCATTGGTGTCATGTATTTTTTCTTCACAGCCCAGTTGACAAATCCACAGAGAGCTGTGTTTGGTTTTATGTCGGGATACTGCGAATAACCTTTTAACAGGTTTGCCTCATCCTCTGCGTTTGAAATCTTGACAATCGCAGCTACAAACTCACCGCGTG
Proteins encoded in this region:
- a CDS encoding NifB/NifX family molybdenum-iron cluster-binding protein encodes the protein MKIAVMLIGDKISPHFGGSEKVCIYTVENGAIVEKEYFDMPEHRAGLFAKFIKQKGADVVIAGSMGERARYIFDSLGIKYFIGVLGSPDEAVEKLLKGELKSDEALANEIHEKEEGMHHNSHGHSRGHHHNHG
- a CDS encoding DUF134 domain-containing protein, whose translation is MPRPIRCRRVEFLPRFKYFSPLEGSNDEVLLKVEELEAIRLKDLEGLMQEECAQKMQVSRQTFQLILEEARKKIADALINGKAIRIEGGNYVFGNCKYTCLNCGKIFESEKCECPECHSARVVCHKGKGRGHCFRHHGSD
- a CDS encoding tRNA (adenine-N1)-methyltransferase translates to MEQSFDTKRVIIGPEGFKKVVDISVPKRVNLPTGYIETDKLAKISPGGSFFANDVEYYVFPCDTFDYVMHFLKRHTQIVYPKDGAYILMRLDIHPGKRVGEAGTGSGAFTLCLSMAVGPEGKVYTYEQREEFYKMAEKNIKNFSKFDNVVMHNKSIVEGIEEKELDAFFLDIREPEVAISVVREALKPAGHLGILVPTTNQVSETLTALQAHRFYVSEVVEIMMRQYKPVPERLRPDDRMIGHTAYMIFARKIL
- a CDS encoding DUF5320 family protein; translation: MPWGFGPAWAGKGFARGFGRGFGGGFGFGRGLGICKWLYLSTSSEVPFAKEALEYEKQILEQRLKLIDKLLSKEQKQE
- a CDS encoding S-layer homology domain-containing protein codes for the protein MKKKLITAFVMLCFVIVNTGVFATFAAYKDIPSNASYKQAVEKLNKLGILVYKDYFKPSANVTRGEFVAAIVKISNAEDEANLLKGYSQYPDIKPNTALCGFVNWAVKKKYMTPMADGKFNPNGPLTFAQATTAIVRMLGYSDSDLSGIWPQNYIDKASELGLIKGINLSASQKVPRWALALMLSRLLDTEVKTGGSQAQSGQSALSGVSASNQNSSGIKFSEYVGLYKSYVVLDTGKTSSKLLSNEVLTDGGVLVNTTKTQLEVGKKYMLQVDSNKITKLFGVETDSFRIISTKVDGKTVYYKESGKTKSITLPSSATYYYNGSKQSYDAIENVLKPNQKISFIYSEDRSKVDYIVIKDIYAPEVYGNYDEVLILATPKTSSALDANQVQTDKGIYFVAPSIKPESLEIGTKYGVYIKDDTITVALQKVWVSDKFTITSIDDYTLDAAQNDKTQKIQLTSKPLYYYQGTKQNYENLPNILKEGQILYVSKDPDTGKVMAYVIQDPYGSQYGNYIEAIVLQDALLNSSLENNQVLTDKGIFYLPSEDTKLEIGAKYGLYVKDDKITLVVKKLNNTLQYEVTDVVSDTNVKLKGAKGQENIILPQKPTYYYNGAKTNYTELKDVLKVGQKIYFGYAKDGRTCEYVVIQDPYSSEYGTYTEVIVMADSISSSKLAAGEVLTDKGIYVVSRSAGKLSVGAKYGVYIKNDTITKVVKKLNNSDQAEITAVVSDTNVRLKRGSTENTMFLPQKPTYYYNGNKLSYDQLKSILKTGQKIYFGYNQSGNSYEYAIIQDPYYDEYGTYMEVIVMGTSKVTKGLAEDEVLTDKGILTLPSNQNTSLELGARYGLYVDSNNNITFIYKKFNSTDGMTVVYALGSKVTVDKGGTQVEMNLPQNITYYYNGTKIDYSTALQKMQRATSLVFGMSTQKQGSYDYCVIFDPVYSKPYLANEQTYFTLKAGDLDLSGSNLVIKDGDSVSYSSIQKNDVVYAVTDIWGGNKFILVVDDKVEGYIKSYQPTRFTPKSIVVSVYDQASGKLVDKTYEVSEDFDPSVLLADTFKVGQRVYLILGYDGKVVSMVNP
- a CDS encoding CBS domain-containing protein, whose product is MLSNIINHDFIKLLPTDTVGFALEQMQKRKKSVAVVVDENDFLKGIIVKVDIYMFLSQPGHFETYPVELAMTKAVITADKNDDIKDVAKLLRQHDISAVPVLDNGKVVGLVGLEDIVDYFIKM
- a CDS encoding Mrp/NBP35 family ATP-binding protein, whose protein sequence is MRQNTMHPIPKNEFTDVKKMYGIVSGKGGVGKSLVTSLLAVGLRRNGFEVGILDADITGSSIPKIFGVSGAKINSDSKAIYPVRTHNDIRIMSMNLLLNKEDAPVIWRGPLIAKTIEQFWTEVGWGVLDYLLIDMPPGTGDVVLTVFQSIPIDGIIIVTSPQDLVSLIVKKAYNMAKQMDIPIVGIVENMSYAICPHCGKEIDIFGKSKLESIAQQLDLKILGKVPIDPELTKLCDEGEIEKARNLYLDSCIEVLKKEIAED